Proteins co-encoded in one Solea senegalensis isolate Sse05_10M linkage group LG8, IFAPA_SoseM_1, whole genome shotgun sequence genomic window:
- the LOC122773097 gene encoding probable helicase with zinc finger domain produces MVMEKTTIQLPVMNTATIASWYNKLQKKQEKSMLEQGLSIPKNTNVSPESLPLAVVRKDRPCVPTSSVANPHIFVLPSNTAGTAQLKQRRNLPVTPSAIRPPFLAALDQPLHPPQPVPQPLLLAPQPLLPAPQPLLLAPQPLLLAPQAVLRKLVLPSHSHYNSG; encoded by the exons ATGGTGATGGAGAAGACCACCATCCAGCTCCCGGTGATGAATACTGCAACCATCGCTAGTTG gTACAATAAACTTCagaaaaagcaggagaagagCATGCTGGAGCAAGGCCTGTCTATTCCAAAGAACACTAATGTGAGCCCAGAGAGCTTGCCTCTTGCAGTTGTGAGGAAAGACAGGCCCTGTGTCCCGACCAGCAGTGTGGCAAATCCCCACATCTTTGTCCTGCCCTCTAACACGGCAGGGACCGCGCAGCTGAAACAGCGACGGAACCTGCCAGTGACTCCATCTGCAATTCGGCCACCATTCCTTGCAGCTCTCGATCAACCTCTTCATCCTCCCCAGCCTGTACCACAACCTCTCCTGCTTGCACCACAACCTCTCCTGCCTGCACCGCAACCTCTCCTGCTTGCACCACAACCTCTCCTGCTTGCACCACAAGCAGTACTTCGGAAATTGGTACTGCCAAGCCACAGCCACTACAACTCTGGCTGA